GAACAAGTCCAGGTCAGGCTGGATCAGATTGTGTGTTCGTTAGGGTGTAGTGAGAGAGTAAGAGATGTTGTCTGGAGGTAGTGTATGGGGGACTCTGCTGGTACTGTCCTGTGCTCTCAAACTCTCCTTGACACAGGATGAACACATGAACAACGCGCTGAGGCTAATGTCAGAGACACCACTGATTGATGGGTAAGTGACTAACACATTTTTCTCTCCTCATAAGACCCTAGGATGGGTGATTTTGAATGTTTAAACCAAAATGAATCTTTTataatacattacatttacacataTTTGATGCATACTGTAATGTTAATGGCACAAAACACGTACCAATGTAAGGTGTGTATTGTGTATGTAAAGACtgacgctggagatgagaagcaggtacggggagttgaacatttaatgaggaacggacaggtaacaggacaggaacagcgtcagcacacggctaaacaaggacatatgacaatcattgcagaagcggggaacagagcagggGACCAGACAGATTTAtgggaggtaatgacagaggtgattgagttcaggtgagtccaatgatcgctgatgcgcgtgatggggggaaggcaggtgtgcgtaatgatggtggcaggagtgcgtagtgctggggagcctggcgccttcgagcgccagggaggaagagcgggagcaggcgtgacagtatgTGCTTCGATAAGATTTTGGAGGCTGTTTTTTAATGTTCCAAGATGGTTCTGTCCTAATGTACAGTTAAATAATGGCTGTGTGTTAGCAGCACTGACTGGCCTGTATGAATAGTATCCTGCATTgatctctctgtctgactccaCAGCCATAATGATCTGCCCTGGCAGTTGAGGATGAAGTTTAACAACCAGCTGAATAAAGTGGATCTGTACACCCTCAACAGCACACACACCAATATCCCCAAGATCAGGGAGGGACGACTGGCAGCACAGGtacacgcacgcacccacacaaaCTGACAAGGACTCACAAAAAGATGTATGTGATGGTGGTTGATAATAATACATGTATTACATCAGGGATCCTAGATTCAGCCGCGAGTCGATTtctttttcttgagcggatggtcggggggccagaacagaattacaaataatttgtagactgcaaattgactgcaagaagcccgccagttggggaactctGTATTACCTAATAAACTGATCAAATGTTTACTGTCCACTTGCAGTTCTGGGCAGCATATGTACCATGTGACACTCAGTACAAAGATGCAGCCAGACAAACTCTGGAGCAGATTGACGTCATCCACAGAATGTGCATGAAATACCCAGAAGCCTTCATGTTTGCTACCAGCAGCAAAGGTGAGAGTCATCTACAAAGAAAAGTGTAATCAAAAGTTATACAGTAAGGGCTGTACTCAATATGTAAAGTGAAAGTGTCGTAGATTCCACAATATacatttaaaggtcatttccaattgagccaacatatgcagcgtttaccgggaatgcagtctccactaacgcgggaacattgcctttaaatttcaatcacactGTAGAGCTGAACatccgcgatacggattgaatggAGCCATACATCTGGTTATGAGAATGAAACCCCTTTAGAACACTCAACTGTGAAACACCATAGATAACAGAGTTTTATTCACCCACCTGTATTATCAAGTATTTATTTTACCACAGATATCCTGGATGCCTTTAGTCAGAACAGGACAGCCAGTCTGATCGGGGTGGAAGGAGGACACTCTTTGGACAGCAGCCTGGGCAGCCTGCGCACCATGTACCACCTGGGGGTCCGCTACCTCACCCTCACCCACAGCTGCAACACACCATGGTGAGTAGGCTCTGCTACCCTGCTGACGGCAGGGCCACCCTGGTCTGGGGACTAGGTGCCACAGATTATACTTACTAAGTGACAAGGTGCTCAACATTTTTTTGTAGTACTTCATAGTTGCGATTCCTAAGTATATCAACGCTTTACGCACCATATGATGCTCTCTCAAAGAGCACATACAGCTAAGATAGAAAGGACAAGAATGTAACTGAATGAGACAACGGGTAACAGCTGAAACTGCTTATTAATAGACCAAAAAAAAGACTGTATTTCACTGAATTCTGTGGTGGGGAAAATAGGGGATTCCTGTCGCCACCTGTTTCAGAGGTGTCATATTCTGGGAGAGTCGTCTAAACAGATGGGCTAGCTAATCAAACCATGGCCCTGGACAGACTACAGAGCCTAGTGAATCCCTCAGCCCCTCACTGACTCATATCATGTTAGCAGGATATAGGAGAGTGGAAGGGAACGATCACTTCCAGAAGCTGGCCTGGTGTTTtactgtggttgtgtgtggtttCCCCCCCAGGGCAGATAATTGGCTCGTGGATTCGGGAGCCGAGCCATCGCAGCACAATGGACTGTCTGAGTTCGGCAAGGTTGGTCTATCacactgagccacacacacattacaaatACCCACTCATAACAAAGGTCAAATCTATGATACTATTTGGGGCATCTTTTAGTACTTCTGCTTCTGAGTTTAATTGGAAATCAGATATAAAATGCCTGTCATAAACATAAGCAATATTCCAAGTTAATATTTTTGTCAAAAGAGTAATTCCTCAGAAACTATTGGGTTACCCTCAAAGACTCATTTTCGTCTAGTTTGCCTTTAGATGTTCATTTATGTTATAGCGTTATGATATCACTTGTATAAAACACACTGGATGAAAACATGTTCATTCTCTTGATCCTAGCTACAAACCATATCATTAGGTTTGATAGGCTGAATGAATCACATATATAATTGTCTCTATAACACCAGTAGGGCGACACAGTCAGAGGGTCATTTCCCCCGGTCCTGGCAGAAATATAAAAAATGTTTCACCCGACAGCAACTGATATTTGAGATGAACCGCATTGGGATGTTGATTGACTTGGCCCACGTGTCAGAGAAAGTGATGAACCAGGTTCTAGAGCTGTCCAAAGCCCCAGTCATCTTCAGCCACTCCTCTGCCTACGCTGTGTGCCCACACAAGAGGAACGTCCCTGACGACGTCCTGAGGAAGGTGGTGAGTGAAGGGGGAGAGGGGCAAGGGGATAGTGGATTACAGAATACATATGAGGAACTTGGTCATTCCTTCTCCTTAGACCTCATCCCTTCCCCGAGGAGGGTGGCGAGTCAGGGGAGAAGGGTGAGAGACGAGGGGATAGAGAATTGGGAGTCGGGTAGTGAGAGGAGAAGGACTAGGGGAGCAGGCAGAGTGAGGGGATTGGAGGGTGAGGTGTATAAAGAAATTGGACCTGAGATTAAGTGGTGAGTGGACATGTGATCGGATGAAGGGGTATGTGACAGGGGGGATAAGGGGAAGAACATGGATTGAGAAAACAGACAGGGAACTGAAAAGGGGTTTAAGAGTGAAAAGGAGGTGTCTGGGTATATAGGCTGAGGGGAGGATGAGAAAGGGATTAGAGGAAGGTTGAGGCAAAGGCAAAGAAAAGTAAGCAATAAGACTGCAATAAAAAAACGTGGTAATGTCTGCAGTGATATTAAAACTACAATGATATCAAAAGGAAGTTAGAAAAGCCATCCGATCTTTCCAATGCCTTGGAAAACAGACACAAACTAAAACGTTTTATTACACTATTAAACCCAGCTCACGTCAGAAGCATTTATTGTGAAATCCCTCAAGCTGACAATAGCTTACAAACAAGAGTCCGGGAAACATTTTAGCGATTCAGCTGTAAGGGCCCATAAAACTACAGATAAAGGAACATTGTGTTTCTGTATAGCACCATAAAATGTTAACAGAAGATAAAGCCCAACTGACTACACCAATATGGTAGCTACAGTTCTTCATCGTATTGGTTAGTGACTTAAGTTTATAGTTCTGACTTATCATACATGTCTGCGTCCTTTTTCTCACCAGCAAGACAATAAAGGAATTGTCATGGTGAACTTTTACAATGACTATGTCACATGCAGCAATACAGCCAACCTATCACAGGTGGCAGGTGAGTAGCTGAGTCATGGTCATCGTTTTTATCATTACTTTTTTACTCTCCACCACTCACTCACCCAACCTTGTCTCTCAAATTTTTATTATACAgtttcttcagaaagtattcataccccttgacttattccacattttgttgtgttacagcctgaattcaaaatgaattaaatagatttttttctcacccatctacacaccataccccataacgaaattgaaaacatgtttttatacatttttgcaaatgtataaaacatttactgaaatatcacatttacataaatattcagaccctttacccagtactttgttgaagcacctttggcagcgattacagccttgagtcttgacgctacaagcttgggacacctgtatttggggagtttctcacattcttctctgcagatcctctcaagctctgaggttggatggggagcgtcgctgcacagctattttcaggtccctcaagagatgtttgatcgggttcaagtctgggctctggctgggcaagtcaaggacattgagacttgtcccgaagccactcctgggttgtcttgcctgtgtgtttagggtcattgtcctgttggaaggtgaaccttcgccccagtctgaggtcctgagcgctctggagcaggttttcattaaggatctctctgtattttgctccgttcatctttgcctcgatcttgactagtctcccagtccctgccgctgaaaaacatccccacagcatgatgctgcccccccccatgcttcaccgtagggatggtgccaggcttcctccagatgtgacgcttggcattcacaccaaagagttcaatcttggtttcatcagaccagagaatcttgtttttcatggtctgagagtctttagttgccttttgacAAATTCCAAGGGGGCTTTCGTGtaccttttgctgaggagtggcttccgtctggccactctaccattaagacctgattggtggagtgctgcagagatggttgttcttctggaaggttctcccatctccacagaggaactcagaagctctgtcagggtgaccatcaggttcttggtcacctccctgaccaaggcccttctccctggattgttcagtttggccaggtggccagctctaggaagagtcttcatggttccaaacttctttcatttaagattgatggaggccactctattcttggggaccttcatagctacagaaatgttttggtactcttccccagatctgtgcctcaacacaatcctgtctcggagcactacggacaattgCTTTGACCtcatgcttggtttttgctctgacatgcattatcaaatagacaggtgtatgcctttccaaatcatgtccaatcaattgaatttactacaggtggactccaatccagttgtagaaacatctcaaggatgatcaatggaaacaggatgcacctgaggtcagTTTTGAGTCTGacagcaaagagtctgaatacttacgtaaataatgtatttctgtttttttattttttttaactatggggtattgtgtgtagatagaaaaaaagatttaatcaattttagaataaggctgtaacgtaaaaaaaaaattgaaaaaaggaaggggtctgaatactttccgaatgccctgcaTATTCACCTTTCTTTTCATGTTCAACCTAGATCACTTTGACCACATAAAGAACGTGGCTGGACACAGTATCATTGGTTTTGGTGGAGATTATGATGGAGTGGGCAGGTGAGTCGAATGAATTGACCTAGGAGTTATTCACCTAGTTACAATAAAACACCAATGAACATGATTGAGCAAAGTGTATTATCTTAAAAGGTGCTAATTGTAATATaccagtaaaaaaatataaagtCATATGTCTGagtagtttatttaaaaaaaaaataaaagtaatgtCTGAGTAgtagtatttaaaaaatatatatatcaaaagTCATGtctgagtagtagtagtaaaatattttataaatgttttacatGGAAAGAAACCCATTCTGCTGGGGGAGGAGTTCAGAATTGCATAAAATTGGCTTCAGTTTGACACACAGACCCCTCTGTACCTGTGCTGTCTGTCAGGGTACCGGTGGGGCTGGAGGACGTGTCTAAGTACCCTGCTCTGGTGGCAGagctgctgaggagaggatggacagatgCTGAGGTGAAAGCTGCTCTGGGGGACAACCTGCTCAGAGTGTTCAGAGAGGTGGAGCGTGTGAGTACTACAGTAGAAGTTACACACTGACCTCTACAGCTTAGTACCATTCACAACACCACTGTTTCCACAAGATTGACATCAACACACAAGCCTCCATAGATCTATTTAAAAAGGGCTGATGCAATACAAAATACAGTGGCATACACACAGAGATTACAGGCATATTTAATGCACTATTTGGTCCAGTGCTTTGTTACCCTCCCTGACTCTGAACTCCTATCTTCCAGGTACGAGACAGCCTGAATGGTACGGCTCCAGATGATCTGCCCATACCTTATGAAGAAGTGAAAAACGACTGCAGGACCAGCTATGGCTACCCTGTCCCCAACCCAGACAGTGCTGGGACGATTCTCTCCCTCAGCCCTCTGGCCCTGGTACTAACACTGACTCTGAGTAGCCTGCTGTCCTGGTCTCTATAAGCCCCCTCTACATAGACCATGCTGGGTGTGATGTTATTACCACCCCTTGTCTATGGCAGTAGGCTTCCCAAGGCATAGTAAGACCTTACCACCTGAGTTCTGTGGTCACTTCATCTTTCACAAGTTCTATTGGTGATGTAGTCCATGAACTGTGTTTGAAGGATTTGTACATAGTAACGTTAACATTAATAAACCAGAAAATTATTCTGAAACAGTGTTATACACATCACTGTTGACCTTATATCAAGTAAATCCATGACCAGGCTACTTTACATTTTAGAGTTTAAATTGAACGGTTAAATGTGGCCCTCAATAAACAAATAATCAGGAAAATTGTGTATTTTTGAGGTATAATAATAAACATCTAATAACTCTACCATGTTGTCTTACACCTTTCACTGCATTACTGCCTTTTTTTACTTCAGTGTTGTACCATGAGCCATGTGACACAGGAAATACTAAACTGACCGCAAAGCTTTCAGTGGGGAGTTTATGGTTGATAGGCTGTTCCAGATGGGATTTTCTGAAGCCCTGACTGAGACAAGTGCTCTACTTCCGTCTTCCTTTCTCTGTTCTTATACAGCCCCAGAGTCACGGAACAGTCCACTGAGCACAATTTACTTCATTTTGACATAAACAAACTCAACGGCAGGTTAGAACGGTGTTTCATTCAACAAAACAGTGTCTATTATCCCATCTGGCTCAATCATTCTGAGAATGCTGTACAAACAGACAACCTGAACTAGGCAATGGGGTGTTTGGACTAACTCCAAgccattttatttacactgaaaTACATTTCCAATTCTTCAAAATATAAAaatctgactttgctgataatcAAACATAACACAAAGTTGAGAAAGACAAATGGTGGATTttgtacattaaatacatttataAGAGAACGGCACCATCTTGTGGTAAGCATTGTATCGGACATAAAGCACAGGGCAGAACTCAACACATTTTCAGTTTAGCCATTCAAATGTACTGTTTTAACGGATTTAATTTTTGAAAAGTGAGGTCGAGCAAACTAATAAAAGTTAAAAATAGAAGTGGATCAGCTTCAGAAAAATACTACAGCAACTTCAGTTCAACACCCAGTGACCTCGTTAAGACCCCATTGATGTCAAAAGTGGAATAGCATGAGAGAGAGTTCGTTTTCCATAATCTGAAAGGAAGTTGTGCATCTCTTTACTTGATGCTTGAGGACATTTTTATTCTATTTATTTTTCTATGAGACATGTGAAGAGGGGCAAACAGTAAATCAACATTGTATGGCCTCAGCTTCCAAATAACTCAATTTGAACTTTCGAGAGTCAGACAACTTATTCATAGCTGAAAATAATAATACTTTGTATATAGAATTTAATATAAGTATTTTTAGAAGGACAGAATATTGTCCGCTGTGGGGAAAAGTTGAgcagttgcatttatattttttccaAATAAACTTACTGTACGGGGGGCTATGTTCCCATGCAAGcaaaagagagggggatgaaaaAGGAAGAGCGAATGAGTTAATACGAGTGTAAACATCCTATCCAACAATAATGTAAAACAGTTCCACAGCCAGGCCAAGAAGGGCAACAAACCTCAAACCACAGTCAAATACCAAAGAGAGCAGTGAAATGTGGTTTAATAGTTGATCAAATGTATTTCATTACTTATAGAATGTTAAGTATCATGTCCTAGCAACTGCCTTCTTTGAACAGGAAAGTTCACAGTTTAAGGCAGAGAGATGGATGTGATACAACTAAACACAATATGAGGTAAAGTCCCATTTGAAAGGTTATAATGACTCAGAGTAGAGGTCATGACCTGTTCACATTTCAATAATTAACAACTTTGTTCCTGGTGCAAATCATGTGACATCTCATGTTCTTAAACCATGTCCAACAAGTGGACAGGATGAAATGACCTTTCATTGCTTAGGTCATATTATCAGTGACTGATACTTCATTGAGTTCCCCCCCAAAATCAAACAATTTGCCAATACATTCCAGTTTGAACCAAACTGACTTCTATCTCTGAGTTCCCCTCGTTGAGTCACCAATGAATCAGATTAAGTAACAGCCAggaccctgctctctctctctttgcagtCACAGGCACAAGACAGCAGTAATGAAGAGCATGAGTCAACAGTTAAGTGGACAAACGGCGCTTCTCAAGTGAGCCTTAGTGGTTAATAAAGCCATAGCTCCATGCTGCACAACCTGGAGAAGAGGGTGTTAACATCGTCTTAGAAACAGCAGATCTCAATCAGTACAAAAACAAAGGACTAGCACACAGTCTTTCAGCAAAGTctgtgcaagcacacacacacagatcgtttttttgtattgtttgaaACACTTGGCACAACAACAAATAAGACTGACACAGTAAATACACACATCTCCAACTCCAAGAAGACCCGTCGTTCAGAGCGATACGAGTCTGGATCACACTGTCTCAGTCTGGTGAAAGGGAACCAGCCAGCTAGCCCAGGATGATACCAGGGAGAGATATCCAGTGGGATGGAGGTGAGGTCTCTCTGTGGGAGAGGATGGATGACGGTAGTTAGAGGCTGCTAAAATAAGTCCTCTCTTAGTGCCTCTTCCTCCAGTGTGCAGTGCACCTCGCTGTTGGAAGGCAGCAGTGGGGACTGGGAGGGCACAACGATCTTATAGGGTAAATCGTCTTTGATGAGCATCTTCCTGGTGGCGGAGACCAGGCGGGAGTAGTTATCAGGGTTGTACTCGGAGGCTCCACGCCGGGTATAGAGCAGGGGCAGGTGGTCTTCacgagacaggaagagagggggCCGTCGCTGGCTCTCCCCGTCCTTCAGGGAGTCGGGTAGCGGCTTGCGCTTGCTCTCCGGCAGCAGCATGATGGACAGCACCGAGAGGACGGCGAAGGAGGCGAAGATGACGTGGTGGAGGAAGTAACCCCTGTTGTTCTGGAGCTCCATCATAGAGGAGGCAGCCATCCCCATACAGCCAGACGCTAGCACCAGCCCCAGACAACCACCactgagacagagcgagagagagagggtcaggagAGATATAGAGCTCACTAACATTGTCAAGGGCACCTGACCCAGCATTCTGCATTTTGGTTCAGACACACAACCCACATTTCATATGCctccctcagacagacagatgtcCACATACATGAAAAACAAGCACAGACAAACTAATGGCAGTTTAGTGTGATCAGGACAGTAGACATAATACTTACCGGACTACGGTGGGCATGACCTCACTGGCGAAGAATGCACTGAGCATGGCCAGGGCCTGGGAGAAGAGGAGCCCCAGCACAGACAGCCCCAACACCAGCACTCCATGCAGATCTAGAGAAGGACAAGGACACGTCTTTCTGATGACTCACTAAACTAGGCAAACTAGGAAACAGGCAATTTAAAACAAATTGACCTGAAATCACCTGAATAAATCTAATGGCCAATCAGAATCATAAACAGTGACATCATTATGAATGAGGTCATCATGGCAAACCCATGGCTACAGTATGAGGAGAATAGTTACTAATGAACCATGTACAGGGGTTAGAAGACCGTATGAGACCCTGCAGAGGCACTTAAAGAAAATGTGTGTATAGAAATAGTATAGCAACATAGTATCATCATCATAGCACAGATATAAAACAGGTTAAACCTACACTGTGTGAgggccagcagcagcagtgaggaCAGGCCGGTGATAATGGCAGACAGAAGCAGGATACCACGGCGACCAAAGCGGTTGACGGACAGGCAGAGGAAGATGCATCCCAGAGCTCCAGTCAGCACACGCAGGAAGTAACTAAAGTAGAAGTTGTGGGAGTAGCTGTGGAGGTTCCTGATGAAACAGTACTGGATGCCTGTGCCTATgaacctggaggaggaggagagttaGGAAAGGTTAGGTCCTTGGCCCAAAACATGAAACTTACTCTGTCCAAACAGTACTGTTAAAAGCAGCTGCGGTAAATGGTAACATTATCCTTCCTCGTGGCTGTATTGTTCAGTGGAGGGAGTCATATAGAAGGTCATAAAAGCTGTGTTAGATCCTAACTCACATAGTAAAGCTAAGGATGAGGCAGTTCCTCCAGATCACTCGGGTGGAACGCAACTCCAGGACTGAGTGGTAGCAAGGCTGGGTATAATCTGGGTACTCCGCATCTATCTCTACAGagaagaaaaggagagggagggagaggagagatatgaGCCTGCATTCACACTTCCAATACCAAAGCCAAAGGGCACTTGACCCAAACGCTGTTCACTTGGTACAAACATATAACCCACATTCTATAGGAAATTTCACTCCTCGGAACCTGTGCCTACTATTAAATCACACTAAATGGAACCATTCAGTCGGCCTagaggttaagagcgttgggccagtaaccgaaaggtctctggtttgaatccctgagctgactaagtgaaaaatctgccgatgtgcctttgagcaaagcacttaaccctgattgctcctgtaagtcactctggataagagcatctgctaaattaccaaaataTAAAATGTCATGTGTCTTGATTTGGACTAAGGTAATTCCAGTTCGCGATTTAGTACACTACGGTCATATTGAAATGTCCAACAAACAAAGATCTCTTATCGTGACTACCACAGGATGCGCTCACTCATTAAGTGACTGGCTGCCTGTGAAAGGTGGGGCTGTGAGAGAGCGCAGTTGTCTAGCTGGCACAGGTAACCAGGCACACTTCTGAACCGTCTCAGAAACGTCCAATGCTACGTGCACCTCAAACAAAGTTCACTAATATTGGATATGAGGGAATGCTGTGAGTGGACTGGATGCGTTGTTTGTTAGGTGTTGCTGTGCTGATTGTGGATGAGTGAAAACCAATAATGTAACATATGGGGAAACCTGGGCGTTTGGATGTATTACCCAAAGCATTAGTTAACCTTGTATTGTTAGAGGTAAAGATAAAGATTGTTTGTTTGGGTCCCAGGCAGGTGTTAACCCTGCCGAAAGGAAGAGAGTAGGATAGAGAGTACAgctaccatacacacacacaggcagaagaGACTGTCTAGAGTAGCCTGTTTGCCAGATATCCTTTCTCTCCACTGGTTGGGTTACACCACAGgggtaacaacaacaaaaagtaaatCAGCTCCAGTGTAAAACACTGGAGCGAGAGAGGGCTATGTTTTAGCTATAAACTCCAGGCTTTCAGTTGCACTCGTCTGCCAGTCTGATACACCTGTTGGTTTGTTGGTTTATTTGTCAACGCTTCGCAACAATGTTGCTACTAATCCATGTGATCAATGACACGAGCGGTTCCAACAGATTCAAGACGCGACATTGAGCGGTAACACCGGCGATCGATTGAAACACTTAACGAACTAAGCatgctgaaaataaacaaaacTTCTGCAAAGAGATACACACAGTCAAAACTACCGCGTCAACCGACAGCTCTCACAGAGCGGAAGAGTCATTTTCATTTCCTCCTTCCTGACTGCTGATGCGCTCTTAAAGTGGCAGCACACCGTAAAGGCTCCGTGCAGGATTTCACCGCAACCGATTACACTACCAAAGACTGCAGacattattcattattcattGACACAGACCAGCTAAAAGGGTCAGGATAGTGTGGGGGATGATGATACCTGAGAGTAGGTTCTCAGCAGGGTAGATGTCCTCACTGAGATACACTCCGTTTCTGGTGGAGAAGCTCTGGAGACACCTCTTAGCCTGGTGGATCTGACCTGTGGCCAGAAGCCAGCGGGGAGACTCGGGAAACACTGATGGACAACTGAGGGGATACGAGAAAACAGGAATATAAAAAcacacctctctccatccatgACTCTCTTTCTCCATTCATGACACTCTATTTCCTGTCCTTCCACAAAAATGCATAATAATTATAACAAacatccctctttctctatccACGCCTTTATACGTTCTGTCCCATGACATAAACAATATACACTATACCAGGGGTGGGCAAACTTCTTGGCTCGAGAGCCACGtcgggattttgaaattcaacaGAGGGCCGCATTTTTTGGGGGACCaattgtttgttcaagtcaattTGCGGGGGCCTCCATAgttgcgcagtggtctaagggactgcatcgcagtgcttgaggcgtcattacagacccgggttcgatcccaggctgtgtcacagcatgccgtgactgggagacccatgagggtTAGGAG
This region of Salmo trutta chromosome 29, fSalTru1.1, whole genome shotgun sequence genomic DNA includes:
- the dpep1 gene encoding dipeptidase 1, with the translated sequence MLSGGSVWGTLLVLSCALKLSLTQDEHMNNALRLMSETPLIDGHNDLPWQLRMKFNNQLNKVDLYTLNSTHTNIPKIREGRLAAQFWAAYVPCDTQYKDAARQTLEQIDVIHRMCMKYPEAFMFATSSKDILDAFSQNRTASLIGVEGGHSLDSSLGSLRTMYHLGVRYLTLTHSCNTPWADNWLVDSGAEPSQHNGLSEFGKQLIFEMNRIGMLIDLAHVSEKVMNQVLELSKAPVIFSHSSAYAVCPHKRNVPDDVLRKVQDNKGIVMVNFYNDYVTCSNTANLSQVADHFDHIKNVAGHSIIGFGGDYDGVGRVPVGLEDVSKYPALVAELLRRGWTDAEVKAALGDNLLRVFREVERVRDSLNGTAPDDLPIPYEEVKNDCRTSYGYPVPNPDSAGTILSLSPLALVLTLTLSSLLSWSL
- the slc22a31 gene encoding putative solute carrier family 22 member 31, whose protein sequence is MNFETKIYTKIGGYGRYNRIVSIFSWFPNFAVMLNLFCDVFYTLIPGSYHCKPDPTLLPSGFLFSNYSRQRYLNFAIPWVNGSGLSHCKLYKYPRNVSNFIDSIPEEIVPCTRGWEYGQAAALQSNYVTEWNLVCGDYWKIPLQHICFMTGWIVGYVLLGTMCDWLGRRQGFLLSVSLSGLLGVAVCLSNSPVVFLLLRLSQGAMLAGVFLSSYLARLELCDPPHRLMVEMVSGFFAVVAELLLPGLVVLCRDWPVLQAVATLPLLLLLSYWCCPSVFPESPRWLLATGQIHQAKRCLQSFSTRNGVYLSEDIYPAENLLSEIDAEYPDYTQPCYHSVLELRSTRVIWRNCLILSFTMFIGTGIQYCFIRNLHSYSHNFYFSYFLRVLTGALGCIFLCLSVNRFGRRGILLLSAIITGLSSLLLLALTQYLHGVLVLGLSVLGLLFSQALAMLSAFFASEVMPTVVRGGCLGLVLASGCMGMAASSMMELQNNRGYFLHHVIFASFAVLSVLSIMLLPESKRKPLPDSLKDGESQRRPPLFLSREDHLPLLYTRRGASEYNPDNYSRLVSATRKMLIKDDLPYKIVVPSQSPLLPSNSEVHCTLEEEALREDLF